A portion of the Sphingobacterium spiritivorum genome contains these proteins:
- a CDS encoding BspA family leucine-rich repeat surface protein — translation MSKSSGSPSTSTSLRFGITTWQNKPVSYTWTASDGSSDSGTLATDNSALITGLPSGEIITLSIDSEIEAISIAANRGNDIRRLVDITQWGDATWTTMENAFNDCVNLNVTATDTPDLSAVTSMRNMFRNCQSLTGPANIGSWNTTSVRNMQGMFEVALAFNQDISSWNTANVTNMSYMFGLARSFNQNISNWNTTNVTNMESMFQDARTFNQNIGNWNTQNVTDMSGMFANALIFNKDISNWRTSNVTNMSYMFRNAEAFNQNISSWDTHKVTDMSGMFCYSTAFNQPIGNWNTAAVTNMYIMFAGAKNFNQDIGNWNTSSVTNMLGTFDSATSFNKPIGNWNTAAVTNMHGMFNLARSFNQDISRWDVSSVIRLGYMFTEASAFNQNIGNWQLNPNVDMTEMLINSGMNCINYSSTLNGWANNTNTPSGRNLGAQGRQYGTNAEAARIRLTTTKGWTITGDRQSGQSCGLSQTLTATDIVKTYGDASFIPNATASSGLEVSYLSADNSIAEAFQDSADGNKWKLKINKAGQVNITAKQAGDATNDPATDVIFKLTIGKAPLIVTANALSKEYGTADPVLTYTATGFVNSDDQTVLNGLLTRTTGETIGTYAIGQGTLSNDNYSIAYTGADFTITAAKRDFVTVWSEFGSTAIRFYINTSTGGSIDYFWRASGGSTGSGTIPADSKNVVISGLPANEKITLNLKPDNLKAFSISGGDNMRLIDVAQWGTATWSTMYAAFKTAQNLNITATDIPDFSEVTDMSWMFEGCISLNGPANIGSWNMSNVIGMSYMFYGAKIFNQNIGTWNIANVNNMQAMFLGATKFNQDISSWNTSKLVMMDFMFQDATEFNQDISNWNLSQAHNMGAMFRNATSFNQDISNWNTANVGSMTMMFENATSFNQNISGWNTQRVYAMRSMFNGASAFNQNLGAWQLKPDVNMANMLDNSGLDCQNYSFTLNGWANNPNTPSGRNLGAAGKTYGTNAEATRILLTNSKGWTITGDMAGTQSCGLSQTLTATDMVKTYGDASFIPNATASSGLEVSYLSADNSIAEAFQDSADGNKWKLKINKAGQVNITAKQAGDATNDPASDVIFKLTIGKAPLTITANALSKEYGTADPVLTYTATGFVNSDDQTVLNGLLTRTTGETIGTYAIGQGTLSNDNYSIAYTGADFTITAAKRDFVTKWDMSKSGSGNNKLEFYINTSGSLVPYTWTSSGGSSGSGTVTAAASITGLPAGEIITLRIDPTYLKAFSMAISLSSPSANSLPDAIRLIEVVQWGTSKLETTKRAFSGCENLNITATDQPDLSSVTDMSEMFTGCKTLNGPANIGNWNTTNVTNMRSMFNIASAFNQDIGGWNTANVTNMSNMFHRADAFNQNIGGWNTEKVTNMNGTFRSASAFNQDIGGWNTEKVTDMSYMFSDTKVFNQNISNWNTANVTNMSNMFQRAMAFDQNISSWNTEKVTNMMNMFSSAKVFNQPIGSWNTGNVTNMSAMFFGASAFNQPISNWNTAKVTNMSYMFYLTKVFNQPIGNWDTGNVTDMSFMFYDAAAFNQPISNWNTAKVTTMYRMFFLAPVFNQDINNWNTANVTSMSEMFTNATSFNRDISSWNTANVTSMSEMFTNATSFNRDISSWNTGKVTDMRSMFNGAGVFNQNLGKWQLNPAVNMTNMLDNSGLDCQNYSFTLQGWANNPNTPSGRNLGASLKEYGTNAATARTLLTTSKGWTITGDSPSGQSCGLPQTITANDIVKIYGDAPFGPDATASSGLEVSYVSADNSIAEAFQDATDGNKWKIKINKAGLVNITAKQVGDATYNPASDVIFKLTINKAKLTVTANAQSKEYGTADPVLTYTATGFVNGDDQKVLNGLLKRTTGEAVGTYVIEQGTVSNDNYTIAYTGADFTITDTTGDFVTVWDMSKPGSGTNTIKFYPTTSPGGSIDYFWMASGGSTGGGTIAAGTFEVAISNLPANEIVTLNLKPAHLKAIKIRDLQLNPERLKLIDISQWGTAQWSTMRYAFLDCHNLNITATDVPDFSNVVDMSRMFQSCSSLNGPVNIGSWNTVNVTDMFYLFNEATIFNQDVGGWNTAKVTNMSGMFQGARAFNQNVGSWNTANVTDMSTMFNNARAFNQNISNWNTENVTDMAAMFDSASLFNQDIGNWNTANVTSMYSMFEEAKVFNQDIGNWNTANVTNMNSMFSNARAFNQNIGSWNTAKVTDMSFMFSNAQAFNQNISGWNTQNVTNMSFMFSDAWEFNQNIGSWNIQNVINMSWMFRNSSMFNQDINNWDTHNVTDMRYMFNGAAIFNQNLGKWKLNAAVNMANMFDNSALDCQNYSLTLVGWANNANTPSGRNLGAQGIQYGTNAEAARTLLTGTKGWTITGDSPSGQSCGLPQTITANDIVKTYGDTPFIPNVTASSGLEVSYVSADKSIAEAFQDATDGNKWKIRINKAGQVNITAKQAGDATYDPAMDVIFKLTINKADLTVTANALSKVYGTADPLLTYTATGFVYTNDQTVLTGTLSRATGEAVGTYPINQGTLNAENYNITYNSADFIITKATLNIVADAKSKVYGTTDPVLTYTVTGFQNGDDQSIITGALTRTAGEDVGKYAIQQGKLGISNNYDIAYTGADFTITKATLNIIADAKTKRYGTADPALTYTVTGFENGDDQSIITGSLTRTAGEDVGNYAIQQGTLSTTADYDIVYTGADLTITKATLNITADAKTKRYGTADPTLTYTITGFENGDDQSIITGSLTRTAGEDVGKYAIQQGTLSTTADYDIVYTGADLTITKATLNIIADAKTKRYGTADPALTYTVTGFENGDDQSIITGSLTRTAGEDVGNYAIQQGALGISNNYDIAYTGADFTITKATLNIIADAKTKRYGTADPALTYTVTGFENGDDQSIITGSLTRIAGEDVGNYVIQQGTLSTTADYDIVYTGADLTITKATLNIIADAKTKRYGTADPALTYTITGLENGDDMSIVTGSLTRTAGEAVGTYTIQQGTLSTTADYDIVYTDADLTITKATLNIIANAKTKRYGTADPALTYTVTGLENGDDQSIITGALTRTAGEDVGTYTIQQGTLSTTADYDIVYTGADLTITKATLNITADAKTKRYGTADPTLTYTITGFENGDDQSIITGSLTRIAGEDVGKYVIQQGTLSTTADYDIVYTGADLTITKATLNIIADAKTKRYGTADPALTYTVTGF, via the coding sequence ATGAGCAAATCTTCCGGAAGCCCAAGTACTTCAACCAGCCTGCGTTTTGGGATTACTACCTGGCAGAATAAACCGGTCAGTTATACCTGGACAGCATCGGATGGCAGTAGTGACAGTGGAACATTGGCAACAGATAACTCAGCCTTGATTACAGGTCTGCCCTCCGGCGAAATCATCACATTAAGCATCGATTCTGAAATAGAGGCCATTTCTATTGCTGCCAACAGAGGCAATGACATACGACGTCTTGTCGACATTACCCAATGGGGTGATGCAACCTGGACCACAATGGAAAATGCCTTTAACGATTGTGTCAATCTCAACGTTACCGCTACTGACACGCCTGATTTGAGCGCAGTAACTTCTATGCGAAATATGTTTAGAAACTGTCAATCGCTGACCGGTCCTGCGAACATTGGTAGTTGGAATACAACAAGTGTCCGTAATATGCAGGGCATGTTTGAAGTTGCCCTTGCTTTTAATCAGGATATTAGCAGCTGGAATACGGCAAACGTGACCAATATGAGTTATATGTTTGGTCTTGCCAGATCATTCAATCAAAATATAAGCAATTGGAATACGACAAACGTGACCAATATGGAGTCAATGTTTCAGGATGCCCGCACATTCAATCAAAACATAGGAAACTGGAATACACAAAATGTTACCGATATGAGCGGAATGTTTGCTAATGCATTGATTTTCAATAAAGATATCAGCAATTGGCGTACATCAAATGTAACCAATATGAGCTACATGTTTAGAAATGCAGAAGCCTTTAACCAAAACATCAGCAGTTGGGATACACATAAAGTGACAGATATGAGTGGAATGTTTTGTTATAGCACAGCATTTAATCAACCCATTGGCAACTGGAATACTGCTGCAGTAACTAATATGTATATTATGTTTGCCGGTGCCAAAAATTTTAATCAGGATATTGGCAATTGGAATACCTCATCTGTAACCAACATGCTGGGGACGTTTGACTCAGCAACATCTTTTAACAAACCTATAGGTAATTGGAATACTGCAGCAGTCACCAATATGCATGGCATGTTTAATCTTGCCAGGTCTTTTAATCAGGATATAAGCCGTTGGGATGTTTCCTCAGTAATCCGTTTAGGTTATATGTTTACAGAAGCCTCTGCTTTTAATCAGAATATAGGCAATTGGCAGTTAAATCCAAATGTGGATATGACTGAAATGTTAATCAATTCAGGAATGAATTGTATAAATTATTCATCTACACTAAACGGATGGGCAAACAATACAAACACTCCTTCTGGACGTAATTTGGGAGCACAGGGCAGACAATACGGTACCAATGCCGAAGCAGCCCGAATACGACTGACTACAACCAAAGGTTGGACCATTACCGGAGACAGACAAAGCGGACAAAGCTGTGGACTATCACAAACCCTTACAGCTACCGATATAGTCAAAACCTACGGCGATGCGTCTTTTATACCTAATGCAACAGCAAGTTCAGGTCTTGAGGTAAGCTATTTATCAGCAGACAACAGCATTGCAGAAGCCTTTCAGGACAGCGCAGACGGTAACAAATGGAAACTGAAAATCAACAAAGCAGGACAAGTCAACATTACGGCAAAACAAGCCGGAGATGCGACTAACGATCCGGCTACAGATGTAATTTTCAAGTTGACCATTGGTAAAGCACCATTAATCGTCACAGCCAATGCTCTATCCAAAGAATACGGCACGGCAGACCCTGTATTGACTTATACTGCAACTGGATTTGTAAACAGTGATGATCAGACAGTGCTTAACGGTTTATTAACGAGAACCACAGGAGAAACTATAGGAACGTATGCCATTGGACAAGGAACATTAAGTAATGATAATTACAGCATAGCCTATACAGGAGCAGACTTTACCATTACTGCTGCAAAAAGAGATTTTGTCACCGTATGGTCTGAATTTGGTAGTACTGCTATCAGGTTTTACATCAATACCTCTACAGGTGGATCAATAGACTATTTCTGGAGAGCATCAGGAGGCAGTACTGGTAGCGGGACAATTCCGGCAGACAGTAAGAATGTTGTCATTAGTGGTTTACCGGCAAACGAGAAAATTACCTTAAACCTTAAACCAGACAACCTCAAGGCCTTTTCCATTTCTGGAGGAGATAATATGCGTCTTATTGATGTTGCACAGTGGGGTACCGCAACCTGGAGTACAATGTACGCTGCATTTAAAACTGCTCAAAATCTCAATATCACAGCTACCGATATACCAGATTTCAGCGAAGTTACCGATATGAGCTGGATGTTTGAAGGATGTATCTCACTAAACGGCCCTGCTAATATAGGCAGTTGGAATATGTCGAATGTGATTGGAATGTCCTATATGTTCTACGGAGCAAAAATCTTCAATCAAAACATCGGCACCTGGAATATAGCAAACGTAAACAATATGCAAGCTATGTTTTTAGGCGCAACAAAATTTAATCAGGACATCAGTAGTTGGAACACCTCAAAGTTAGTCATGATGGATTTTATGTTTCAGGATGCAACAGAATTCAATCAGGACATCAGCAATTGGAATCTCAGCCAGGCCCACAATATGGGCGCTATGTTTAGGAATGCGACCTCTTTTAACCAGGATATCAGCAACTGGAATACAGCAAATGTAGGTTCTATGACTATGATGTTTGAGAATGCAACATCCTTTAATCAGAACATCAGCGGATGGAATACGCAAAGGGTATACGCTATGAGATCGATGTTCAACGGAGCAAGTGCGTTCAACCAAAATCTTGGCGCCTGGCAGCTTAAACCTGACGTCAATATGGCCAATATGCTGGACAATTCCGGATTGGATTGCCAGAACTACTCGTTTACACTAAACGGTTGGGCAAACAATCCCAATACACCTTCAGGACGTAATCTGGGAGCAGCCGGAAAAACATACGGTACTAATGCCGAAGCAACAAGAATATTGCTTACCAATAGTAAAGGATGGACCATTACCGGAGACATGGCGGGTACACAAAGCTGTGGACTATCACAAACCCTTACAGCTACCGATATGGTCAAAACCTACGGCGATGCGTCTTTTATACCTAATGCAACAGCAAGTTCAGGTCTTGAGGTAAGCTATTTATCAGCAGACAACAGCATTGCAGAAGCCTTTCAGGACAGCGCAGACGGTAACAAATGGAAACTGAAAATCAACAAAGCAGGACAAGTCAACATTACGGCAAAACAAGCCGGAGATGCGACTAACGATCCGGCATCGGATGTCATCTTTAAGCTCACCATTGGTAAAGCACCATTAACCATTACAGCCAATGCCCTGTCCAAAGAATACGGCACGGCAGACCCTGTATTGACTTATACTGCAACTGGATTTGTAAACAGTGATGATCAGACAGTGCTTAACGGTTTATTAACGAGAACCACAGGAGAAACTATAGGAACGTATGCCATTGGACAAGGAACATTAAGTAATGATAATTACAGCATAGCCTATACAGGAGCAGACTTTACCATTACTGCTGCAAAAAGAGATTTTGTCACCAAATGGGACATGAGCAAGTCTGGTAGTGGTAATAACAAGTTAGAATTCTATATAAATACTTCCGGTTCTCTGGTACCTTATACCTGGACGTCATCAGGTGGTAGTAGTGGTAGTGGTACCGTAACAGCCGCCGCCTCCATAACCGGATTACCGGCAGGCGAGATCATCACACTGCGTATAGATCCAACGTATCTCAAAGCGTTTAGCATGGCAATTTCATTATCCAGTCCCAGTGCTAATAGCCTTCCTGATGCAATACGACTTATAGAAGTAGTGCAGTGGGGTACTAGCAAACTGGAAACCACGAAACGTGCTTTTTCAGGCTGTGAAAATCTCAACATCACGGCGACCGACCAGCCCGATCTCAGCAGCGTGACCGATATGAGTGAGATGTTTACTGGATGTAAAACCCTGAACGGCCCTGCAAATATTGGCAATTGGAATACCACAAACGTAACCAATATGAGGAGCATGTTTAACATAGCGTCTGCCTTTAACCAGGACATTGGAGGTTGGAATACGGCAAACGTAACCAATATGTCGAATATGTTTCACAGAGCTGATGCTTTTAATCAAAACATAGGAGGTTGGAATACAGAAAAGGTAACCAATATGAATGGCACGTTTAGAAGTGCATCTGCCTTTAACCAGGACATTGGAGGCTGGAATACAGAAAAAGTAACCGATATGAGTTATATGTTCAGTGATACTAAAGTATTTAACCAAAACATCAGCAACTGGAATACGGCAAATGTAACCAATATGTCAAATATGTTTCAGAGAGCGATGGCTTTTGACCAGAATATTAGCAGCTGGAATACGGAAAAAGTGACCAATATGATGAATATGTTCAGTAGTGCCAAAGTATTTAACCAACCTATTGGAAGCTGGAATACCGGAAATGTAACCAACATGAGTGCTATGTTCTTCGGTGCATCTGCTTTTAACCAGCCCATTAGCAACTGGAATACGGCAAAGGTGACCAATATGAGTTATATGTTCTATCTGACCAAAGTATTTAACCAGCCTATCGGAAACTGGGATACCGGAAACGTAACAGACATGAGTTTTATGTTCTACGATGCCGCTGCTTTTAACCAGCCCATTAGCAACTGGAATACGGCGAAGGTAACCACCATGTATAGGATGTTTTTCCTAGCTCCCGTTTTTAATCAGGATATTAATAACTGGAATACAGCAAATGTAACTTCCATGTCCGAGATGTTTACTAATGCAACTTCTTTCAACCGGGATATAAGCAGTTGGAATACAGCAAATGTAACTTCCATGTCTGAGATGTTTACTAATGCAACTTCTTTCAACCGGGATATAAGCAGTTGGAATACAGGCAAGGTAACTGATATGCGTTCCATGTTTAACGGAGCGGGCGTATTCAACCAAAACCTCGGTAAATGGCAGCTCAACCCTGCAGTTAATATGACCAATATGCTGGACAATTCCGGATTGGATTGCCAAAACTATTCGTTTACACTACAAGGTTGGGCAAACAACCCCAATACGCCTTCAGGACGTAATCTGGGAGCGTCCCTCAAAGAATATGGTACTAATGCCGCAACGGCAAGAACATTGCTTACCACTTCCAAAGGCTGGACCATTACCGGAGACAGTCCAAGCGGACAAAGCTGTGGACTACCACAGACCATTACGGCAAATGATATAGTCAAAATCTACGGAGATGCGCCTTTTGGGCCTGACGCAACAGCAAGTTCAGGTCTTGAGGTAAGCTATGTCTCCGCTGACAACAGCATAGCCGAAGCTTTTCAGGATGCAACAGATGGCAATAAATGGAAAATCAAAATCAACAAAGCAGGACTAGTTAATATCACGGCAAAACAAGTCGGAGATGCGACTTATAATCCGGCATCGGATGTCATCTTTAAACTGACCATCAACAAGGCAAAACTTACTGTTACTGCCAATGCCCAATCAAAAGAATACGGCACAGCAGACCCTGTATTGACTTATACCGCTACAGGATTTGTAAACGGTGATGACCAGAAAGTGCTTAATGGTTTATTAAAGAGAACAACAGGCGAAGCTGTAGGAACTTATGTCATTGAACAGGGAACAGTAAGTAATGACAATTACACCATTGCCTATACAGGAGCAGACTTTACTATTACTGATACAACGGGAGATTTTGTTACCGTTTGGGATATGAGTAAACCTGGTTCCGGCACTAATACAATCAAATTTTATCCAACCACATCTCCGGGCGGGTCAATAGACTATTTTTGGATGGCATCAGGAGGCAGTACAGGCGGCGGAACAATTGCAGCAGGCACTTTCGAAGTTGCTATTTCAAACTTGCCGGCAAACGAAATTGTCACCCTTAACCTAAAGCCTGCGCATCTCAAAGCTATTAAAATCAGGGACCTGCAACTGAACCCTGAGCGATTAAAATTAATTGATATAAGCCAATGGGGTACGGCACAATGGAGTACAATGAGATATGCATTTCTCGACTGTCATAATCTAAATATTACCGCAACAGATGTACCCGATTTCAGCAACGTTGTCGATATGTCCCGTATGTTTCAATCATGTTCCTCACTCAATGGTCCTGTCAATATAGGTAGCTGGAACACAGTGAATGTTACGGATATGTTCTATCTGTTTAATGAAGCAACCATTTTTAACCAAGATGTAGGCGGCTGGAATACAGCGAAGGTCACTAATATGAGCGGCATGTTTCAAGGTGCCAGAGCATTCAATCAAAATGTAGGCAGCTGGAATACCGCTAATGTAACCGATATGTCCACTATGTTTAACAATGCCCGCGCCTTTAACCAAAACATCAGCAACTGGAATACGGAAAATGTAACCGATATGGCAGCAATGTTTGATTCTGCAAGCCTTTTTAATCAGGATATAGGCAACTGGAATACAGCTAATGTAACTAGCATGTACAGCATGTTTGAGGAAGCAAAAGTCTTTAATCAAGATATAGGCAACTGGAATACAGCTAATGTGACCAATATGAACAGCATGTTTTCCAATGCACGGGCTTTTAACCAGAATATAGGCAGCTGGAATACAGCAAAGGTCACCGATATGAGTTTTATGTTTTCCAATGCACAGGCTTTTAACCAGAATATCAGCGGATGGAATACGCAAAATGTAACTAATATGAGTTTTATGTTTAGCGATGCCTGGGAATTCAATCAAAACATTGGCAGTTGGAACATCCAAAATGTAATCAATATGAGCTGGATGTTTCGCAATAGTTCTATGTTCAATCAGGATATCAATAACTGGGACACCCACAATGTAACTGATATGCGTTACATGTTTAACGGAGCGGCTATATTCAACCAAAATCTTGGCAAATGGAAACTAAATGCTGCTGTAAATATGGCCAATATGTTCGATAATTCCGCATTAGATTGCCAGAACTACTCCCTGACCCTTGTGGGCTGGGCAAATAATGCAAACACACCTTCAGGGCGTAATCTGGGAGCACAGGGCATACAATACGGTACCAATGCCGAAGCAGCAAGAACATTGCTTACTGGCACCAAAGGATGGACCATTACCGGAGACAGTCCAAGCGGACAAAGCTGTGGACTACCACAGACCATTACGGCAAATGATATAGTCAAAACCTACGGAGATACGCCCTTTATACCCAATGTAACAGCAAGTTCAGGTCTTGAGGTAAGTTATGTCTCTGCTGACAAAAGCATAGCAGAAGCTTTTCAGGATGCAACAGATGGTAATAAATGGAAAATCAGAATCAACAAAGCAGGACAAGTCAATATTACAGCCAAACAAGCCGGAGATGCAACATATGACCCGGCAATGGACGTTATCTTTAAACTGACCATCAATAAGGCAGACTTAACCGTCACAGCCAATGCCTTATCAAAAGTATATGGAACCGCAGATCCGTTATTGACCTATACTGCTACAGGATTTGTATATACTAATGACCAAACGGTACTGACAGGCACATTGTCAAGAGCAACAGGCGAAGCAGTGGGAACTTATCCGATCAATCAGGGAACATTAAATGCTGAAAATTATAACATTACCTACAACAGCGCGGATTTTATCATTACCAAAGCAACGCTAAACATCGTTGCTGATGCCAAATCCAAAGTCTATGGTACTACTGATCCGGTATTAACCTATACTGTAACCGGATTCCAAAACGGAGATGATCAATCTATTATCACAGGAGCATTGACCAGAACAGCAGGTGAAGATGTAGGAAAATATGCGATTCAACAAGGAAAGTTGGGAATAAGTAACAACTATGATATTGCTTATACAGGTGCTGATTTCACAATTACTAAAGCAACGCTGAATATTATTGCCGATGCTAAAACCAAACGATACGGTACCGCCGATCCTGCACTCACCTACACCGTAACCGGTTTTGAAAACGGGGATGACCAATCCATTATCACAGGCTCATTGACCAGAACAGCAGGTGAAGATGTAGGTAATTATGCGATTCAACAAGGAACGTTGTCAACAACAGCGGACTATGACATCGTGTACACCGGTGCTGACCTGACCATAACAAAAGCAACACTGAATATCACAGCAGATGCCAAAACCAAACGATACGGTACTGCAGATCCTACACTCACCTACACCATAACCGGTTTTGAAAACGGGGATGACCAATCCATTATCACAGGCTCATTGACCAGAACAGCAGGTGAAGATGTAGGGAAATATGCGATTCAACAAGGAACGTTGTCAACAACAGCGGACTATGACATCGTGTACACCGGTGCTGACCTGACCATAACAAAAGCAACACTGAATATCATTGCAGATGCTAAAACCAAACGATACGGCACCGCCGATCCTGCACTTACCTACACCGTAACCGGTTTTGAAAACGGGGATGACCAATCCATTATCACAGGCTCATTGACCAGAACAGCAGGTGAAGATGTAGGTAATTATGCGATTCAACAAGGAGCGTTGGGAATAAGTAACAACTATGATATTGCTTATACAGGTGCTGATTTCACAATTACTAAAGCAACGCTGAATATCATTGCAGATGCTAAAACCAAACGATACGGTACCGCGGATCCTGCACTCACCTACACCGTAACCGGTTTTGAAAACGGGGATGACCAATCCATTATCACAGGCTCATTGACCAGAATAGCAGGTGAAGATGTAGGTAATTATGTGATTCAACAAGGAACGTTGTCAACAACAGCGGACTATGACATCGTGTACACCGGTGCTGACCTGACCATAACAAAAGCAACACTGAATATCATTGCAGATGCTAAAACCAAACGATACGGTACTGCAGATCCTGCACTCACCTACACCATAACCGGATTGGAGAATGGTGATGATATGAGCATTGTCACAGGCTCATTAACCAGAACAGCAGGTGAAGCCGTAGGTACATATACAATTCAACAAGGTACGTTGTCAACAACAGCGGACTATGACATCGTGTACACCGATGCTGACCTGACCATAACAAAAGCAACGCTGAACATCATTGCAAATGCTAAAACCAAACGATATGGTACTGCAGATCCTGCACTCACCTACACCGTAACCGGATTGGAGAATGGTGATGATCAATCTATTATCACAGGAGCATTGACCAGAACAGCAGGTGAAGATGTCGGTACATATACAATTCAACAAGGAACGTTGTCAACAACAGCGGACTATGACATCGTGTACACCGGTGCTGACCTGACCATAACAAAAGCAACACTGAATATCACAGCAGATGCCAAAACCAAACGATACGGTACTGCAGATCCTACACTCACCTACACCATAACCGGTTTTGAAAACGGGGATGACCAATCCATTATCACAGGCTCATTGACCAGAATAGCAGGTGAAGATGTAGGGAAATATGTGATTCAACAAGGAACGTTGTCAACAACAGCGGACTATGACATCGTGTACACCGGTGCTGACCTGACCATAACAAAAGCAACACTGAATATCATTGCAGATGCTAAAACCAAACGATACGGTACTGCAGATCCTGCACTCACCTACACCGTAACCGGTTTTTAA
- a CDS encoding MBG domain-containing protein — translation MTRTAGEAAGTYAITEGTLATTVNYNISYTSADFTITKGILTIVADAITKVYGTASPVLTYTVTGFENGDDLSIITGALTRTAGEDVGTYAIKQGTLNGKGYDITYKEAPFTITKATLNIVADNKTKFYGTTDPALTYIVTGFVNGDDQSIITGTLTRTAGEDVGTYAIDQGTLNAGENYNIDFTKADLIIGKMTLFNISLHDETFTYDGSAKSIQITGTLPAGVRVSYTGNTQTAAGRYTVTANIDGGENYNSFSQQATLNINKAKQVITFNEISPVYRNAGTLTLDISSNSPLPIQIYSDNTLVAEVTGRREVTVKGVGVALIRAEQSGDNNYIAADPVIRELRVRNENGAKLPVRVHKAVSPNGDGINEYLRIEGINEYPENQIVIFDVNGNLIQKIKGYINGTNCFDGVKESRKVPSGTYFYVLEVKIDNKWQHEKGYFVVRY, via the coding sequence TTGACAAGAACGGCAGGTGAAGCTGCAGGTACTTATGCCATCACAGAAGGAACTTTAGCAACAACAGTAAATTATAATATTAGTTACACCAGTGCGGATTTCACCATTACCAAAGGGATATTAACTATTGTTGCTGATGCTATAACAAAAGTATATGGTACAGCCAGTCCGGTACTGACCTATACTGTAACCGGATTCGAAAACGGGGATGATTTAAGTATTATTACTGGTGCATTGACCAGAACAGCAGGCGAAGATGTCGGTACTTATGCTATTAAGCAGGGAACTTTAAATGGAAAAGGCTATGACATTACTTATAAAGAAGCTCCTTTTACCATTACCAAAGCAACCTTAAACATCGTTGCAGACAATAAAACAAAATTCTATGGAACAACTGATCCTGCCCTCACCTATATTGTAACCGGATTTGTAAACGGTGATGATCAATCCATTATCACTGGTACACTGACCCGGACAGCAGGTGAAGATGTAGGTACTTATGCAATTGATCAGGGAACTTTGAACGCAGGTGAAAATTATAACATCGATTTTACTAAAGCGGATCTTATCATAGGTAAAATGACGCTATTTAATATTTCTCTTCATGATGAAACCTTCACCTATGATGGATCAGCAAAATCCATACAGATAACGGGCACACTTCCAGCTGGAGTCAGAGTTAGCTATACCGGCAATACACAGACCGCTGCAGGTCGTTATACTGTCACAGCCAATATAGACGGTGGGGAAAACTATAATAGTTTTTCACAACAAGCTACATTGAATATTAATAAGGCAAAACAGGTTATTACGTTCAATGAAATCTCTCCTGTTTACCGGAATGCCGGCACATTAACGTTGGATATCAGCAGCAACAGTCCGCTTCCTATACAAATCTACAGTGACAATACACTAGTCGCTGAAGTAACAGGTCGCCGGGAAGTAACAGTAAAAGGTGTAGGTGTTGCACTTATCAGGGCAGAACAGTCTGGAGATAACAATTACATTGCTGCAGATCCTGTAATCCGTGAACTCAGAGTACGTAATGAAAACGGAGCAAAACTTCCTGTACGTGTGCACAAAGCAGTCTCTCCAAACGGAGATGGTATCAATGAATACCTGCGTATAGAAGGAATCAACGAATATCCCGAAAATCAGATCGTAATCTTTGATGTCAACGGCAATCTGATTCAGAAAATAAAAGGATACATTAACGGAACTAACTGTTTTGACGGAGTAAAAGAAAGCCGAAAAGTTCCGTCCGGCACTTACTTCTATGTATTGGAAGTCAAAATAGATAACAAGTGGCAACATGAAAAAGGATACTTTGTTGTCCGCTATTAG